Proteins encoded together in one Haloarcula rubripromontorii window:
- a CDS encoding Na+/H+ antiporter NhaC family protein — translation MSDTDSGDGTEIEEISGPNVEAIEFYGGRWMSVIPIALFILWAIVQSGLFGIGDTTGLVAGMLVALIVGMFFAKGDWKNYANTIFDGMTKRVAATAVVAWLWAGMFSNTLQAGGFVGGLVWAANAANVGGALFPAATFILAALFTTGIGTGYGAAVAFSALFFPAGILLGANPVLLFGAILSGAVFGDNLAPVSDTTIVSAVTQDADIGGVVASRFKYAVIAAVLALAAYIFAGNAMAGLDISQQAQDLFVQNSEPAGLLHLISMLVVIVTAVMGRHIVEAISWGLIVAVVFNVVFDLAPLSDVLLFKVPETSAAASWAGSLPIAEVVAPQNAGVTGSIYNGAAGFFPLIVLVLLIVAGSEIMIRGGGFEAIQEWLLENVATGVRKAETTMVVGTALVNSMITINTAAEIAIAPYIARIGQRYNINSYRRANILDANTSALGYIFPWGGGVLIGFATLQGLPEQYEWFTSAMIVNPVQVWPYVFHGWFLFGVFLLSALTGFGLEYTTDRKSKDVTRL, via the coding sequence ATGTCAGACACGGATAGTGGCGATGGGACTGAGATCGAGGAGATCTCTGGCCCAAATGTCGAAGCAATCGAGTTCTACGGCGGACGGTGGATGAGCGTTATTCCCATAGCGCTGTTTATCCTGTGGGCGATTGTCCAGAGTGGCCTGTTCGGTATCGGGGATACGACTGGCCTTGTCGCGGGAATGCTCGTGGCGCTCATCGTCGGGATGTTCTTCGCCAAAGGAGACTGGAAGAACTACGCGAACACCATCTTCGATGGGATGACGAAGCGAGTCGCCGCGACGGCAGTCGTCGCATGGCTCTGGGCAGGGATGTTCTCGAACACGCTCCAGGCAGGCGGCTTCGTCGGTGGACTCGTCTGGGCAGCGAACGCGGCCAACGTCGGGGGCGCACTGTTCCCAGCCGCCACGTTCATCCTCGCAGCGCTGTTCACGACCGGTATCGGCACCGGTTACGGCGCGGCAGTCGCGTTCTCGGCGCTTTTCTTCCCGGCCGGGATCCTGCTCGGGGCGAACCCGGTGTTGCTGTTCGGTGCAATTCTCTCCGGGGCCGTCTTCGGGGACAACCTCGCGCCAGTCAGTGATACGACGATTGTGAGCGCAGTGACGCAGGACGCCGATATCGGCGGCGTCGTCGCGTCGCGGTTCAAGTACGCTGTTATTGCGGCGGTACTGGCGCTTGCGGCGTACATCTTCGCCGGAAACGCGATGGCCGGGCTCGACATCTCCCAGCAAGCACAGGACCTGTTCGTCCAGAACAGCGAACCAGCGGGACTGTTGCATCTCATCTCCATGCTCGTCGTCATCGTGACGGCAGTCATGGGCCGACACATTGTCGAAGCCATTTCGTGGGGACTTATCGTTGCGGTTGTCTTCAACGTCGTTTTCGATCTCGCACCGCTGAGTGACGTGTTGCTGTTCAAAGTTCCTGAAACGTCAGCAGCCGCGAGCTGGGCCGGTTCGCTCCCCATTGCCGAAGTGGTCGCGCCGCAAAACGCCGGCGTCACCGGCTCGATCTACAACGGTGCAGCCGGGTTCTTCCCGCTGATCGTTCTCGTATTGCTCATCGTCGCCGGATCGGAGATCATGATCCGCGGCGGTGGCTTCGAAGCGATACAGGAATGGCTCCTCGAAAATGTCGCAACGGGCGTCCGAAAAGCCGAGACGACGATGGTGGTCGGCACCGCCCTCGTCAACTCGATGATCACGATCAACACGGCGGCAGAGATCGCGATCGCGCCGTACATCGCCCGCATCGGCCAGCGGTACAACATCAACAGCTACCGCCGGGCGAATATCCTTGACGCGAACACCTCGGCGCTCGGGTACATCTTCCCGTGGGGCGGCGGCGTCCTCATCGGCTTCGCGACGCTACAGGGTCTCCCGGAGCAGTACGAGTGGTTCACCAGCGCGATGATTGTCAACCCCGTCCAGGTGTGGCCGTACGTCTTCCACGGCTGGTTCCTGTTCGGTGTGTTCCTCCTCTCCGCGCTGACCGGCTTTGGGCTTGAGTACACCACTGACCGCAAATCCAAGGATGTGACCCGTCTATGA
- a CDS encoding DUF7513 family protein produces the protein MSMLSKFLTGMSFRSTTPTFEAGEEIEVYVTEFDEESGELVAQVGETRLYFENGEADIVGCRVLATVESFDDAEHRGRVTHRKTLSQGSF, from the coding sequence ATGAGCATGCTCAGCAAGTTCCTCACCGGGATGTCCTTCCGGTCGACCACGCCGACGTTCGAGGCGGGCGAAGAGATAGAAGTGTACGTCACGGAGTTCGACGAGGAATCCGGCGAACTGGTCGCACAGGTCGGCGAGACCCGCCTCTACTTCGAAAACGGTGAGGCGGATATCGTCGGCTGTCGCGTGCTCGCAACGGTCGAATCGTTCGACGACGCCGAACACCGCGGCCGCGTCACTCACCGGAAGACGCTGTCACAGGGGTCGTTCTAA
- a CDS encoding ornithine cyclodeaminase family protein: protein MSNSLYSTARQHNQTTIVPSTDIEATVEMADLVPAIEAAFAAYENDTAQMPPKSYIDLPQHNGDFRSMPAYLETDDWEASGIKWVNVHPDNPDEFDLPTVMGTLVYTDPESGFPLAVMDATTLTMKRTGAAAAVATDHLAIEGASSLGIIGAGVQSYTQLEAISQVRPIESVVVSDLDDDRVQRFIDTFGDEFDVRAGTISEAAQCDVLSTVTPVEDPIVTLDDLGEHTHVNAMGADAEGKQELHTEVIREATLVIDDFEQTTHSGEINVPWSTGDIDESDIDAELGEIVVGNAPGREDLSGITVFDSTGLAIQDIAAARIVYESLGDDSGHRLEMV from the coding sequence ATGAGCAATTCACTATATTCCACAGCACGACAGCACAACCAGACAACTATCGTTCCCAGTACGGACATCGAAGCGACCGTCGAGATGGCAGACCTCGTCCCGGCCATCGAAGCTGCATTCGCCGCATACGAAAACGACACGGCGCAGATGCCACCGAAGTCCTACATCGACCTGCCACAGCACAACGGGGACTTCCGGTCGATGCCGGCCTACCTCGAAACGGACGACTGGGAGGCGTCGGGCATCAAGTGGGTGAACGTCCACCCGGACAACCCCGACGAGTTCGACCTGCCGACCGTGATGGGGACGCTCGTGTACACGGACCCCGAGAGCGGCTTCCCGCTTGCCGTGATGGACGCGACGACGCTGACGATGAAGCGAACCGGTGCGGCCGCCGCCGTGGCGACGGACCACCTCGCTATCGAGGGGGCATCTTCGCTGGGTATCATCGGTGCCGGCGTCCAGTCCTACACGCAACTGGAGGCCATCTCGCAGGTGCGGCCGATCGAGTCCGTCGTCGTTAGCGACCTCGACGACGACCGCGTCCAGCGGTTTATCGACACCTTCGGCGACGAGTTCGACGTGCGAGCCGGCACAATCTCAGAGGCCGCCCAGTGTGACGTCCTGTCGACGGTCACGCCAGTCGAAGACCCCATCGTCACGCTCGACGATCTCGGGGAGCACACCCACGTCAACGCCATGGGTGCCGACGCCGAAGGGAAGCAGGAACTCCACACCGAGGTCATCCGCGAGGCGACGCTTGTCATCGACGACTTTGAACAGACGACCCACTCCGGTGAGATAAACGTCCCCTGGAGTACGGGCGATATCGACGAGTCGGATATCGATGCCGAACTCGGCGAGATAGTCGTCGGGAACGCACCGGGCCGGGAGGACCTGTCCGGGATTACCGTCTTCGACTCGACCGGGCTCGCGATTCAGGACATCGCTGCCGCACGCATCGTGTACGAATCGCTCGGAGACGACAGCGGACACCGCCTCGAAATGGTGTAA
- a CDS encoding nucleoside hydrolase, with protein MRRVIIDTDTAGDDTQAILLSCLSDRVTVDAITVVAGNVPFDREVENAKYTLEIADSLDVPVYEGARQPLIKEFEHATYIHGEDGLGGDLFPETDIESATGFGPDEIVARCRAAPGEITLLCIGPLTNLALAYAREPDLPDLVDEVWVMGGNVNCEGNVTPAAEFNLWVDPDAAKRVFDAFEVTLVDWGVCLRDAVFGAAEFEMVSTLDTELASFFESVTEQARAFNSEESDDPGWTALPDSVTAALLAYPELREAVSTYHVAVDDREGLTRGYTSVDVNGVTDGDPNTHVVESVDSDAFQSLMYSLLQSRDPDSGIAE; from the coding sequence ATGCGACGCGTCATCATCGACACGGATACCGCGGGCGACGACACACAGGCAATCTTGCTTTCCTGTCTCAGTGACCGGGTTACCGTCGACGCAATCACGGTCGTCGCCGGCAACGTTCCATTCGACAGAGAAGTCGAGAACGCGAAGTATACGCTCGAAATCGCCGATTCACTCGACGTGCCCGTCTACGAAGGGGCGAGACAGCCACTTATCAAGGAGTTCGAACATGCGACGTATATCCACGGCGAAGACGGCCTTGGCGGCGACCTGTTTCCCGAAACCGACATCGAATCAGCGACGGGATTTGGTCCCGACGAAATCGTCGCCCGCTGTCGGGCGGCCCCGGGTGAAATCACGCTGCTCTGTATCGGCCCGCTGACCAATCTGGCGCTGGCGTACGCCCGCGAGCCAGACCTGCCAGACCTCGTCGATGAAGTGTGGGTGATGGGCGGGAACGTCAACTGTGAGGGGAACGTCACCCCCGCCGCGGAGTTCAATCTGTGGGTCGACCCCGATGCTGCCAAGCGCGTGTTCGACGCTTTCGAGGTGACGCTCGTCGACTGGGGCGTGTGCCTTCGGGACGCGGTGTTTGGTGCCGCTGAGTTCGAGATGGTATCGACGCTCGACACTGAACTGGCGTCGTTCTTCGAGTCAGTAACCGAGCAGGCCCGAGCGTTCAACAGCGAGGAGTCCGACGACCCCGGATGGACGGCACTCCCGGACAGCGTCACCGCCGCGCTGCTTGCGTATCCGGAACTTCGAGAGGCGGTGTCGACGTATCACGTCGCGGTGGATGACCGCGAGGGGCTCACCCGCGGGTACACCAGCGTCGACGTCAACGGTGTGACCGACGGCGACCCGAACACCCACGTCGTAGAGTCCGTCGACAGTGACGCCTTCCAGTCACTCATGTACTCACTGCTCCAATCTCGGGACCCTGACAGCGGTATCGCCGAGTGA
- a CDS encoding M24 family metallopeptidase gives MTLTDRLDQYLRTAGLEAVWFARPNSFAWLTGGGDNVVDREVGVGVAAAGYDGDEIRVVTDNIEAPRLRDEELDSDVPVETFDWHAESLAEAVAEASPTPAAADFDVSGFESVDATQLRQPLTEAQVEQCRELARDTAEAVEAVARNVEPSHTELDVTAVVRQKLEGRGIATPVVLVGSAERAQSYRHYTPTDTELGDYALVSVTVERNGLHVSTTRAVAFDPPEWLMERTHEAARVETTALAATQAAGQDGGTAGDVFEAIQDAYAEVGWEGEWQNHHQGGATGFAGREWIATPGHEGEVALPHGYAWNPTIAGTKSEDTYLISGDDIELLSGTGDWPTETVSAVGYDLELPRHTVLEL, from the coding sequence ATGACGCTTACAGACCGTCTCGACCAGTACCTCCGGACAGCGGGGCTCGAAGCCGTCTGGTTTGCCCGACCGAACTCCTTCGCGTGGCTCACCGGGGGTGGCGACAACGTCGTTGACCGGGAGGTCGGCGTCGGCGTCGCCGCCGCGGGCTACGACGGCGACGAGATACGGGTCGTCACCGACAACATCGAAGCGCCGCGGCTCCGCGACGAGGAACTCGACAGCGACGTGCCCGTCGAGACGTTCGACTGGCACGCGGAGTCGCTGGCCGAAGCCGTCGCTGAAGCGAGTCCGACCCCAGCGGCGGCTGATTTCGATGTCTCCGGCTTCGAATCAGTTGACGCCACGCAGCTCCGCCAGCCACTGACCGAAGCCCAGGTTGAACAGTGCCGCGAACTCGCGCGGGACACGGCCGAAGCAGTCGAGGCTGTCGCGCGGAACGTCGAGCCGTCGCACACCGAACTCGATGTGACCGCGGTGGTCCGACAGAAGCTCGAAGGCCGGGGCATCGCCACACCGGTCGTACTCGTCGGCAGTGCCGAGCGGGCACAATCTTACCGTCATTACACCCCGACTGACACTGAACTCGGTGACTATGCGCTCGTGTCGGTGACCGTCGAGCGGAACGGCCTCCACGTCAGCACCACCCGGGCGGTCGCGTTCGACCCGCCGGAGTGGCTCATGGAGCGCACCCACGAGGCTGCCCGCGTCGAAACCACTGCGCTGGCCGCGACACAGGCGGCTGGCCAGGATGGCGGCACGGCGGGCGACGTGTTCGAGGCGATTCAGGACGCCTACGCTGAGGTCGGCTGGGAGGGCGAGTGGCAGAATCATCATCAGGGCGGCGCGACAGGCTTCGCGGGCCGCGAATGGATTGCCACGCCCGGACATGAGGGCGAGGTCGCGCTGCCACACGGGTACGCCTGGAATCCGACTATTGCCGGCACGAAGAGCGAAGACACGTATCTCATCTCTGGTGACGACATCGAACTGCTGTCCGGGACCGGCGACTGGCCGACTGAGACGGTTTCGGCGGTCGGCTACGACCTCGAACTCCCGCGACACACGGTGCTGGAACTGTAG
- a CDS encoding glycoside hydrolase family 13 protein — protein sequence MTAARAWWKEAVVYQIYPQSFNDSDGDGVGDLQGVIERLDYVADLGVDVIWLNPVYQSPQVDNGYDISDYRAIHEAYGTLEDWEELLDEIHARDMRLVMDLVVNHTSDDHEWFQRSRRDEEGYRDYYIWREGGTDADVDPVPPNNWTTGFGGSAWTYDEQVEAQYLHLFHERQPDLNWENPDVRSDVYEMIEWWLAKGIDGFRMDVINLISKPEGLPDGDPDEGWVGIEQFANGPRTQEFLEEMAAETFDNYDSMTVGECVDIDVDTAGDYVSADGPLDMVFHFEHMLLDQQEGWWTIEDWSLPELKSVMAEWQTELDGWNTVYLGNHDQPRIVSRFGDDGAYREESATLLATFLLTHQGTPFLFQGDEIGMTNCPWESVEEIRDADASNRVELALESGDIDSYDEARDVVEFRSRDNARTPMQWDDSRNAGFTDGDPWIKVNPNYEEVNVAAAEAREDGILSYYRDLIDLRSDLDVLVYGDYELLLPDHETVYAYRRTLDDPAADIDDVLVVLNVSPTATRISVPVEAEATPLFGNELDAAAESGSHDGTDLELQPYEARLYELSEQQ from the coding sequence ATGACCGCAGCGCGCGCCTGGTGGAAGGAAGCGGTCGTCTACCAGATTTATCCACAGAGCTTCAACGACAGCGACGGCGACGGCGTCGGCGACCTGCAGGGCGTCATCGAGCGCCTGGATTACGTCGCCGACCTCGGCGTCGACGTCATCTGGCTCAACCCCGTGTACCAGTCGCCACAGGTCGACAACGGCTACGACATCAGTGACTACCGGGCCATCCACGAGGCGTACGGCACGCTGGAAGACTGGGAGGAACTGCTGGACGAAATTCACGCCCGGGACATGCGGCTCGTCATGGACCTCGTCGTCAACCACACCTCCGACGACCACGAGTGGTTCCAGCGCTCGCGCCGGGACGAGGAGGGCTACCGCGACTACTACATCTGGCGCGAGGGCGGCACCGACGCGGACGTCGACCCCGTGCCCCCGAACAACTGGACCACCGGCTTCGGCGGATCGGCCTGGACCTACGACGAACAGGTCGAGGCTCAGTACCTCCACCTGTTTCACGAACGCCAGCCCGACCTGAACTGGGAGAACCCCGACGTCCGCTCAGATGTCTACGAGATGATAGAGTGGTGGCTGGCGAAGGGCATCGACGGCTTCCGGATGGACGTTATCAACCTGATCTCCAAGCCGGAGGGCCTGCCCGACGGCGACCCGGACGAGGGGTGGGTCGGCATCGAGCAGTTCGCTAACGGCCCTCGGACACAGGAGTTCCTCGAAGAGATGGCCGCCGAGACGTTCGACAACTACGACTCGATGACGGTCGGTGAGTGCGTCGACATCGACGTCGACACCGCCGGCGACTACGTCAGCGCCGACGGCCCGCTGGACATGGTGTTTCACTTCGAGCACATGCTCCTCGACCAACAGGAAGGGTGGTGGACTATCGAAGACTGGTCGCTGCCCGAGCTGAAGTCGGTGATGGCCGAGTGGCAGACCGAACTCGACGGCTGGAACACCGTCTACCTGGGCAACCACGACCAGCCCCGAATCGTCTCCCGCTTCGGCGACGACGGGGCGTACCGCGAGGAGTCGGCCACGCTGCTGGCGACGTTCCTGCTCACGCATCAGGGAACGCCGTTCCTGTTCCAGGGCGACGAGATCGGGATGACGAACTGCCCATGGGAATCGGTCGAGGAGATCCGGGACGCAGACGCGTCCAACCGCGTCGAACTCGCCCTTGAGTCGGGCGATATCGACAGCTACGACGAGGCACGCGACGTTGTCGAGTTCCGCTCGCGGGACAACGCCCGGACGCCGATGCAGTGGGACGACTCCCGGAACGCCGGCTTCACCGACGGCGACCCCTGGATAAAGGTCAATCCGAACTACGAGGAGGTGAACGTCGCTGCGGCCGAAGCACGCGAGGACGGGATTCTCTCGTACTACAGGGACCTCATCGACCTGCGGAGCGATCTAGACGTACTCGTGTACGGCGACTACGAACTATTACTGCCCGACCACGAGACGGTGTACGCCTATCGGCGCACGCTCGACGACCCGGCGGCCGATATCGACGACGTGCTGGTCGTTTTGAACGTCTCACCGACGGCCACGCGCATCTCGGTCCCGGTCGAAGCCGAGGCAACACCGCTGTTCGGGAACGAACTGGACGCGGCGGCCGAATCCGGCAGCCACGACGGCACGGACCTGGAACTGCAGCCGTACGAAGCGCGCCTCTACGAACTTTCAGAACAACAATGA
- a CDS encoding glycoside hydrolase family 13 protein → MLSDGELDREWWKEAVVYQIYPRSFSDSDGDGVGDLQGIIDRLDHVADLGVDVIWLNPVYDSPQEDNGYDISDYQTIYDEFGTMADWEALLAEVHDRDMRLVMDLVVNHTSDQHEWFQKSRQRDPEYEDYYIWREGGTDADGEPVPPNNWESFFGGSAWEFDAERGEYYLHLYDTSQPDLNWRTDAVRQDVFDTIEWWLEKGIDGFRMDVINLLSKVEGLPDGDPDSEWIGSEHFINGPELSSYLTALDESVLSNYDVMTVGEMPQLTVESAREYAGTDGPLDMAFHFQHTKLDYDDGERWSVGDWSLPELKTIVDRWQDGLAEDGWNTLYWENHDQPRSVSRYGDPENYRRESATLLGTFVLTLRGTPYIYQGQELGMTNADWETMDDLRDVDAINHARELLERNDVEDYEDVKDVVGYRTRDNARTPMQWDDSRNAGFTDGDPWIKVNPNYRDINAAAQRTDVDSVYNYYRRLIQLRSDRDVLVYGDYTDLLPDHETVFAFTRSLSTDAGTERVLVVLHFDDGRQTVSLPVEFADATLLAGNYDRDDADPETVTLAPYEARVYELFD, encoded by the coding sequence ATGCTTTCCGACGGTGAACTGGACCGCGAATGGTGGAAAGAAGCAGTCGTCTATCAGATTTACCCACGCAGTTTTAGCGATAGCGACGGCGACGGCGTCGGCGACCTGCAAGGCATTATCGACCGACTGGACCACGTCGCCGACCTCGGCGTCGACGTCATCTGGCTCAACCCGGTCTATGACTCTCCACAGGAAGACAACGGCTACGACATCAGCGATTATCAGACTATCTACGATGAGTTCGGAACGATGGCCGACTGGGAAGCGCTGCTCGCGGAAGTCCACGACCGTGATATGCGGCTCGTCATGGACCTCGTTGTCAATCACACGTCGGACCAACACGAGTGGTTCCAGAAGTCCCGACAGCGCGACCCGGAGTACGAGGACTACTACATCTGGCGTGAGGGCGGCACTGACGCGGACGGCGAGCCCGTGCCGCCGAACAACTGGGAGTCCTTTTTCGGGGGCTCCGCCTGGGAGTTCGACGCGGAGCGCGGCGAGTACTACCTCCACCTGTACGACACCTCACAGCCGGACCTGAACTGGCGTACCGACGCCGTTCGACAGGATGTCTTCGACACTATCGAGTGGTGGCTGGAGAAGGGCATCGACGGCTTCCGGATGGACGTCATCAACCTCCTGTCGAAAGTCGAGGGCCTGCCCGACGGCGACCCGGACAGCGAATGGATCGGCTCCGAGCATTTCATCAACGGGCCGGAGCTGTCGTCGTATCTGACGGCACTAGACGAGTCAGTGCTGTCGAACTACGACGTGATGACCGTCGGCGAGATGCCACAGCTCACCGTCGAATCGGCTCGGGAGTACGCTGGTACAGACGGCCCGCTGGACATGGCGTTTCACTTCCAGCACACGAAACTCGACTACGACGACGGCGAGCGGTGGTCGGTCGGCGACTGGAGCCTGCCGGAGCTGAAAACCATCGTCGACCGCTGGCAGGACGGGCTGGCCGAGGACGGCTGGAACACGCTGTACTGGGAGAACCACGACCAGCCGCGGAGCGTCTCCCGCTACGGCGACCCCGAGAACTACCGCCGGGAATCCGCGACGCTGCTCGGGACGTTCGTCCTTACGCTCCGTGGCACGCCCTACATCTACCAGGGGCAAGAACTCGGGATGACCAACGCCGACTGGGAGACGATGGACGACCTCCGAGACGTGGACGCCATCAACCACGCGCGGGAACTACTCGAGCGAAACGATGTCGAGGACTACGAGGACGTGAAAGACGTGGTCGGCTACCGGACCCGCGACAACGCCCGGACGCCGATGCAGTGGGACGACTCCCGGAACGCCGGCTTCACCGACGGCGACCCCTGGATAAAGGTCAATCCGAATTACAGGGATATCAACGCCGCTGCCCAGCGAACGGATGTGGACTCCGTCTACAACTACTACCGGCGACTCATCCAGTTGCGCTCCGACAGGGACGTGCTGGTGTACGGAGACTACACCGACTTACTTCCCGACCACGAAACCGTCTTCGCGTTCACGCGGTCGCTGTCGACGGACGCGGGAACCGAGCGGGTTCTGGTCGTCCTACACTTCGATGACGGGAGGCAAACGGTTTCGCTCCCGGTCGAGTTTGCCGATGCGACGCTGCTTGCGGGCAATTACGACCGCGACGACGCGGATCCGGAAACGGTGACGCTTGCGCCGTACGAGGCTCGCGTCTACGAGCTATTCGACTGA
- a CDS encoding creatininase family protein, which yields MYLADETWPDLGDYFETESLALVPLGSTEQHGPHLPLATDHLIGEAFAREAADRTGYLCTPTINVGVSPHHRQFNGTMWVDAPVFRDYVESFTRNLAYHGIDRVIYVNAHGGNVEHLREVGRRLRDDEVLYAIEWMWDESIPDLVDDLFEQNGPHGGPKETAMIQHLRSELVHDDRLEDARDGGIPSVEAAETKKYGSRTFYDAADNTANGVLGDQTDATAEKGAEMFEAATEQLVRLCEWLDSQAFDDLLPEPHV from the coding sequence ATGTACCTTGCCGACGAGACCTGGCCGGACCTCGGCGACTATTTCGAGACGGAGTCGCTCGCGCTCGTGCCGCTGGGGTCGACTGAACAACACGGGCCGCATCTCCCGCTGGCGACGGACCACCTCATCGGGGAGGCCTTCGCCAGAGAAGCCGCCGACAGGACGGGCTATCTCTGTACTCCGACGATCAACGTCGGCGTGAGCCCACATCATAGACAGTTCAACGGGACGATGTGGGTCGACGCGCCGGTGTTTCGCGACTACGTCGAGTCGTTCACCCGGAATCTGGCCTACCACGGCATCGACCGGGTCATCTACGTGAACGCCCACGGCGGGAACGTCGAACACCTGCGAGAGGTCGGCCGTCGGCTCCGGGACGACGAAGTCCTGTACGCAATCGAGTGGATGTGGGACGAGAGCATCCCGGACCTCGTAGACGACCTGTTCGAACAGAACGGACCACACGGCGGCCCGAAAGAAACGGCCATGATTCAACACCTGCGCTCCGAACTGGTTCACGACGACCGCCTCGAAGACGCGCGGGACGGCGGGATTCCGAGCGTCGAGGCGGCGGAGACAAAGAAGTACGGCTCGCGAACCTTCTACGACGCCGCCGACAACACCGCCAATGGCGTGCTGGGCGACCAGACCGACGCCACGGCCGAAAAGGGCGCGGAGATGTTCGAAGCCGCAACCGAACAGCTCGTCAGGCTCTGTGAGTGGCTGGACTCGCAAGCGTTCGACGACCTGCTGCCTGAGCCACACGTCTGA
- a CDS encoding DUF5789 family protein, producing the protein MSDDESEDAEEPAVELGDGPDVAGAPLARVSARLTWGIEHSTIVDREGDTAIRTPDGPQELATVLEDVDVPYFADRQEFENAVRDVIGTGPVPTE; encoded by the coding sequence ATGAGCGACGACGAAAGCGAGGACGCGGAGGAGCCGGCTGTCGAACTCGGCGACGGACCAGACGTTGCCGGTGCGCCACTGGCCCGTGTCTCGGCCCGGCTCACCTGGGGCATCGAACACAGCACCATCGTCGACCGCGAGGGCGACACGGCGATCCGGACGCCGGACGGCCCGCAGGAGCTCGCAACGGTACTCGAAGATGTCGACGTGCCGTATTTCGCCGACCGCCAGGAGTTCGAGAACGCGGTCCGAGATGTCATCGGGACTGGCCCTGTCCCGACCGAGTAA
- a CDS encoding DUF7139 domain-containing protein, which produces MTSLTDVYEGEVGRVASRRQQLVGTALFLVGVAGLVGAIALATTAVGNRYGLDAYAARQIAGIIAGLGLPSVILGVFAVLPASRRIRLTALGGTGVAAVGVWLFQSLYPYSWTSSDPLLALLTGVVYFAGIVTTFWSLFAALATFKTRNDPGGTARMEVTEEGTIRLVEEARTLPGLGGIGFFGQDPDGTVETQTNRPGASGEGAVSDGGTGQHSGNTHTANSRHRQPTGDTESDRSRRSTGQSDGGTATERQSGRQANARSNTASRRRDQSGPSENALDPRIAEAGPEASPSTDGGTATTGHDTITETAVHQGEPDTYCGNCRHFEYVMQDGDIEPYCSFHGEVMDDMEPCSAWVRND; this is translated from the coding sequence ATGACTAGTCTCACCGACGTGTACGAAGGGGAGGTAGGGCGCGTCGCGTCGCGCCGCCAGCAACTCGTCGGGACAGCCCTGTTTCTCGTTGGTGTTGCCGGACTCGTCGGGGCAATCGCACTCGCAACGACCGCCGTCGGCAACAGATACGGGCTGGACGCCTACGCAGCTAGACAAATCGCCGGCATCATCGCCGGTCTCGGGCTCCCGTCGGTTATCCTCGGCGTGTTCGCAGTGTTGCCGGCCAGTCGACGAATCCGGCTGACTGCTCTTGGCGGGACAGGCGTCGCTGCGGTCGGCGTCTGGCTGTTCCAGTCGCTGTATCCCTACAGCTGGACCAGCAGCGACCCGCTGCTGGCACTACTCACCGGCGTTGTCTACTTCGCTGGTATCGTGACGACGTTCTGGAGTCTGTTCGCGGCGCTTGCGACGTTCAAGACGCGAAACGACCCCGGTGGGACGGCACGGATGGAAGTGACCGAGGAAGGGACGATTCGCCTCGTCGAGGAAGCCCGAACGCTCCCGGGGCTTGGCGGCATCGGGTTTTTCGGGCAGGACCCGGACGGCACAGTCGAGACGCAGACGAACCGGCCGGGAGCGAGCGGCGAGGGCGCTGTCAGCGACGGCGGGACCGGACAGCACTCGGGTAACACGCACACGGCCAATAGCCGCCATCGCCAACCGACGGGCGACACGGAGTCGGACCGCAGCAGGCGGTCCACAGGACAGTCGGACGGCGGTACAGCGACGGAGCGACAGTCGGGCCGTCAGGCAAACGCTCGCTCGAACACCGCGTCGCGTCGAAGGGACCAGAGTGGCCCCTCTGAGAACGCGCTCGATCCGAGAATAGCTGAGGCCGGCCCGGAAGCCTCGCCGTCGACCGACGGCGGCACGGCGACGACAGGGCACGACACGATTACCGAGACGGCGGTCCATCAGGGCGAACCGGACACCTACTGCGGGAACTGCCGGCACTTCGAGTACGTGATGCAGGACGGCGACATCGAGCCGTACTGTTCGTTCCACGGTGAAGTCATGGATGACATGGAACCCTGCTCGGCGTGGGTCCGCAACGACTGA